One window of Candidatus Brocadiaceae bacterium genomic DNA carries:
- a CDS encoding acyl carrier protein: MEREEVLNRVIEVTADVLGCPLGDIREESEFVGDLGAESIQSIELVAAYEVEFDVEMDEDAALQVQTVGDVVEFIMQYLET, encoded by the coding sequence ATGGAAAGAGAAGAGGTCTTGAACAGAGTCATCGAGGTGACCGCCGACGTGCTCGGCTGCCCCCTGGGCGACATCCGGGAAGAGAGCGAATTCGTGGGCGACCTGGGCGCCGAGTCGATCCAGAGCATCGAGCTGGTGGCCGCCTACGAGGTCGAGTTCGACGTCGAGATGGACGAGGACGCCGCCCTGCAGGTGCAGACGGTCGGCGACGTCGTGGAGTTCATCATGCAGTACCTGGAGACGTGA
- the gatB gene encoding Asp-tRNA(Asn)/Glu-tRNA(Gln) amidotransferase subunit GatB, translated as MDYESVIGLETHCELLTESKLWCPCSTRFGQPPNSQTCPVCLGLPGALPVLNVRAFELALQAALALGCTVNRTTFFDRKNYYYPDLPKNYQISQNTCNLGIDGALTIRVDGQPLRVGITNVHLEEDAGKNLHAGVPGADYSLVDLNRACMPLLEVVSAPDMRTVQQADAYMQALRRTLLHNRVSDCKMQEGSLRFEASISMRPAGAQTLGARVEIKNLNSMKAVRSALEYEIARQSRRLAAGEPVAQETRLWDETAGRTARMRTKEEAHDYRYFPDPDLLPVQITDEMLERVRTRLAEAPVERRERFQRDHGLSAYDADVLTDLREVADYFEQCLETHNAPKSLANWIMNLVLAQLNERRIGIEEFELGPERLAGLVRLLDAGTINAAVARDLMARMIETGRDAAALVAEDGLEQVNDESALEPVVRQVVAENPDVVRDYHAGRKQAVGPLVGQVMRLTGGKADPRLANTMLRAVLDSMKP; from the coding sequence ATGGACTACGAATCCGTCATAGGCCTGGAGACGCATTGCGAGCTGCTCACCGAGAGCAAACTCTGGTGCCCGTGCAGCACCCGGTTCGGCCAACCCCCCAATTCGCAGACCTGCCCCGTCTGCCTGGGGCTGCCCGGCGCGCTGCCGGTGCTCAACGTGCGCGCCTTCGAGCTGGCCCTGCAGGCCGCGCTCGCCCTGGGCTGCACGGTCAACCGCACCACGTTCTTCGACCGCAAGAACTACTACTACCCCGACCTGCCGAAGAACTACCAGATCTCCCAGAACACCTGCAATCTCGGCATCGACGGCGCCCTGACGATCCGCGTTGACGGCCAGCCCCTCCGCGTGGGCATCACGAACGTGCACCTGGAAGAAGACGCCGGCAAGAACCTGCACGCCGGCGTGCCCGGCGCCGATTACAGCCTCGTGGACCTGAACCGCGCCTGCATGCCGCTGCTCGAGGTCGTCAGCGCCCCCGACATGCGCACCGTCCAGCAGGCCGACGCCTACATGCAGGCCCTGCGCCGAACGCTGCTCCACAACCGCGTCTCCGACTGCAAGATGCAGGAAGGCTCCCTGCGGTTCGAGGCCAGCATCAGCATGCGCCCGGCCGGCGCGCAGACCCTCGGCGCCCGCGTGGAGATCAAGAACCTCAACTCGATGAAGGCCGTCCGCAGCGCCCTCGAATACGAGATCGCCCGCCAGTCCCGCCGCCTCGCCGCCGGGGAGCCCGTCGCCCAGGAGACGCGCCTGTGGGACGAGACCGCCGGCCGCACCGCCCGCATGCGCACCAAGGAAGAGGCGCACGACTACCGCTACTTCCCTGACCCCGACCTGCTGCCGGTCCAGATCACCGACGAGATGCTCGAACGCGTGCGCACGCGCCTGGCCGAGGCCCCCGTCGAACGCCGCGAGCGTTTCCAGCGCGACCACGGGCTGAGCGCATACGACGCCGACGTCCTGACCGACCTGCGCGAGGTCGCCGACTACTTCGAGCAGTGCCTGGAGACGCACAACGCGCCCAAGAGCCTGGCCAACTGGATCATGAACCTCGTGCTCGCACAGTTGAACGAGCGCCGCATCGGCATCGAGGAGTTCGAACTCGGCCCCGAACGCCTGGCCGGCCTCGTCCGCCTCCTCGACGCCGGCACGATCAACGCCGCCGTCGCCCGCGACCTCATGGCCCGCATGATCGAGACCGGGCGCGACGCCGCCGCCCTGGTCGCCGAGGACGGCCTGGAGCAGGTCAACGACGAGTCGGCACTGGAGCCCGTCGTCCGCCAGGTGGTCGCCGAGAACCCGGACGTCGTCCGCGACTACCACGCCGGCCGCAAGCAGGCCGTCGGGCCGCTGGTCGGCCAGGTGATGCGCCTGACCGGCGGAAAGGCGGACCCCAGGCTGGCCAACACCATGCTCCGCGCCGTGCTCGACTCGATGAAGCCGTAG